DNA sequence from the Hyalangium ruber genome:
CAGCGGGCAGCTCAAGGCGCTCACCGCCGGCAGCGAGGCCTTCATGCGCGCCCGTCCCCCCGAACTCTTCCTGCGGCAGGTGGAGCGGCGCGCGGCCTCCGCGCCTCGTCCCGGCCTGAGACGGTGGCTGCCCCTGCTCGGCGCCTGCGTGCCGGTGCTGGCGCTGCTCGTGCTCGTGCCGCGCCTGGTGGCGCAGAACGGCGTGCGCGAGAAGGGTGATGGCTTCCGCGTGGTGGCCGCCCGCGCGGGAGGGGCTCCGGAGTTGCTCGGCGCGGATGCCCAGGTGCGGCCGGGAGATGCGCTGCGCTTCGCCTATGAGGCTCCCGAGGCCGGACACCTGCTGGTGCTGGAGCTGGATGGACGAGGCGCCGCCAGCGTCTTCTACCCCTACGGCGCGGCCACCTCCGCTCCCCTGGGGGCCGGGCAGCGCGAGTTCCTCCCCGGCAGCGTGGTGCTCGATGACGCACCCGGCCCAGAGTGGCTCCTGGCCGTCTTCTCTCCCCGTCCCCTGGAGGCCGCGCCCCTGCTCGAGGCGCTGCGCACCCAGGCGGGCCGCGCCGAGCCCACCCTCTCCTGCCCCGACTGCCGCGTGAGTACGCTCCGCCTCCAGAAGCGCCCATGACCCTGTCGCACCTGCTCCGATTCCTCCCCGCGGCGCTGTTGCTCCTGTCGCCCCTGCGGACCGATGCGGCCACCGTGCGCCTGCTGGTGGCCATCGGCGCCAACGTGGGGGACCCCGACGACGCCGTGCTGAGCTTCGCGGACGACGACGCCGAGCGCGTGCGGCAGCTCTTCGTCGAGCTGGGCGAGGTGCGCGCCGACCGCGCCTATCTGGTGGTGAACTCGCCGGCGGCGGTGGTGCGCCAGAAGCTGGCGGAGGTGGCCGGCCGCATCGCCGAGCTGCGCGCGGCGGGCGATGACGCGGTGCTCATCCTCTACGCCTCGGCGCACGCGAAGGGCGGCGTGCTGCACCTGGCGGGAAGCCACTTGGCCCTCTCCGAGCTGAGAGACAGCGCGCGCCAGGCGGGAGCCCGGCTCAGCGTGCTGCTGGTGGACGCATGCGAGAGCGGCACCCTGGCGCGGCGCAAGGGCGGCAGCGCGGGCCCGGAGTTCGCGGTGTCACTGGAGCAGCTGCCCCTGCACGGCCAGGTGATCATCTCCTCCAGCGGTCCGGGAGAGAGCTCCGAGGAGTGGGACTCGCTCAAGGGCTCGCTCTTCACCCACCACCTGCTCACGGGCCTGCGAGGAGACGCGGACGCGGAGGGAGACGGGCGGGTGTCGCTCTCCGAGGCCTACGCCTACGCCTACCGGCGCACGGTGGCGGGCGCGGCGGGCCCGGGCCAGCACCCGGCCTACGCGTGGGAGCTCTCGGGCACCGGCGAACTCATCCTCACCGAGCCGAAGGTGGCCCGCAGCGCGCTCATCTTCCCCGCGCAGCTCTCGGGCCGCTACGTGGTGGCGAGCCAGCCGAGGCCGGACGTGGTGGCCGAGGTGGACAAGGCCCCCGGGCGTCCCCTGCGCCTGGCCGTGCCGCCGGGCCGCTACCTGCTGCGCAAGCGCGCGGGCCAGAGCACCGGCCTGCTCGAGGTGGAGCTGCCCTACGGGGGCGAGCGCCAGGTGCGCGAGGAGGAGCTGACGTGGCGCCGCTACACCGAGGTGGCGCTCAAGGGCGGCTACATGGAGCTGCGCAACTCGGC
Encoded proteins:
- a CDS encoding DUF4384 domain-containing protein, which codes for MNSTPLPPSPRGPHCPPAALLEAMSAGEAAPESTRVHVEGCPDCSGQLKALTAGSEAFMRARPPELFLRQVERRAASAPRPGLRRWLPLLGACVPVLALLVLVPRLVAQNGVREKGDGFRVVAARAGGAPELLGADAQVRPGDALRFAYEAPEAGHLLVLELDGRGAASVFYPYGAATSAPLGAGQREFLPGSVVLDDAPGPEWLLAVFSPRPLEAAPLLEALRTQAGRAEPTLSCPDCRVSTLRLQKRP
- a CDS encoding caspase family protein, with the translated sequence MTLSHLLRFLPAALLLLSPLRTDAATVRLLVAIGANVGDPDDAVLSFADDDAERVRQLFVELGEVRADRAYLVVNSPAAVVRQKLAEVAGRIAELRAAGDDAVLILYASAHAKGGVLHLAGSHLALSELRDSARQAGARLSVLLVDACESGTLARRKGGSAGPEFAVSLEQLPLHGQVIISSSGPGESSEEWDSLKGSLFTHHLLTGLRGDADAEGDGRVSLSEAYAYAYRRTVAGAAGPGQHPAYAWELSGTGELILTEPKVARSALIFPAQLSGRYVVASQPRPDVVAEVDKAPGRPLRLAVPPGRYLLRKRAGQSTGLLEVELPYGGERQVREEELTWRRYTEVALKGGYMELRNSALLGLARLESAPVRDTGTRLSAGLGYRHSWGPWWALGTVSFTQARYPAVELQVRERALGAGVAGGYRWLSWALVPHVGLGLELTGVEQRLRRDREEEIQDTVGEPLPTRRALGVGVGPLLGVEVPLPGQAFALLQGQVLLRYLPSQEQSALRPAALLSAGAGWRF